GTTGAGCCTGAATGTCCCATACATACATGAGTGGCAGGGAAGGGTTGATGGCATGGAGGATATAGCATTTGGCTTTAAACACAGGTTTTTTAAAGAAGGCAAGTATGGTCCTTCGGTAGCATATCTGATAACTGCCTCTTTGATTCCAGGGAAAGAAGACTTTACCACGGATGGACACATCGGCGCAGGCATTGCTATTTCCAAGCGGGTTGGCCCTGTCTTGGGACATGCCAATTTTATCTATGCAAAACCCGGAGATTCGAAACTTCAAGACGACATAACATTTGGAGCAGGGTTTGATTTCTCTGCGGCTCATAATTTCAAATTCCTTGCGGAGCTTTACGGCAAAAGAAGTTACTATTCATCCGAGATAGATAAGATGGAGCTGAGAGCAGGTGCAAGATTTTTTGCAGGCGAGTATTTTTTCACAACCGTTGGTGTAGGCTTTGACCTTAAAGACACTACCCCTAAATACAGACTGATGCTTTCGCTAACAATGCTTTATCCCGAGGAAAAAAAGGCGATTAAGAAAGCATACGAAGAGGAAAAGTAGTGTTTGGACTTGGGATTCAGGAGCTTATCCTCATATTTATAGTGGTATTGTTAGTCTTTGGACCAAAAAGGCTACCTGAGTTCGGAAGGGCTATCGGAAAGGGGATAAACGAGCTGAAAAGGGCAATGCTCGATGCAAAGACCGAAATCAGCAGGGAATTGGACGATGTAAACAAATCAAAGGGGCAATCCGATAAAGACATAAAGGGAAAAGTGAATGACCAATGAAAAGATGTCTTTCACAGGGCATCTTACGGAACTCAGAAAAAGGCTCATAGTTTCCATTGCGGCACTTATCGTTGGATTTAGCGTTTCATTTAATTTCTCCGAAGATATCTTTAGGTTCCTAATGATTCCGATGGAAAAAGATGTGCTGTTTAAATTCTCATATCCGTTTGTATCCTTTGCCGATAGGTCAGGTGCTCCGATTAGGCTTGTGTTTCTTGCACCTGCAGAGGCATTCTGGATGCATCTTAAGATTTCGCTTACTACAGGGATTTTTCTCTCTGCACCCGTAATACTTTATCAAGTCTGGAGGTTCATATCTCCGGGACTTTTTTTAAAGGAAAAAAAATATGCAGTGCCTTTTATGCTGTCAGCAACAGTGCTTTTTCTTTTAGGTGGCATTTTTTGCTTTTTCATCGTTTTACCTTTTGCACTTAAGTTTCTTTTGACTTATAAGACCTCGGATTTTCTCCCAATGATATCCATCGGCAATTACATTGATTTCTGCCTGAAGTTTATACTTGCCTTTGGTATTGTCTTTGAGCTTCCAGTGGTGATTGTATTTCTTACCCGCATGGGGATAGTCTCTCCTCAGACACTTGCGAAGAATAGAAAATATGCGGTTCTGATTGCCTTTGTTTTGGCCGCAATACTTACCCCAACGCCTGATGCATTTAACCAAACATTAATGGCAGTGCCTATAATATTCCTTTATGAAGGCGGTATTTTAGTATCAAGATTGCTTCCGAGGAGGAAATAGATATGGCAATGATTAGGGGAAAGAGCTTTAGGGCAATGGCATCTGACATTGCAGAAGGCTATGCTATCGTGAATCCGTTATTTCTGAAGCCATTGGATAACGAAACCCTCAAGAACCTGTTTCAAGAGGTTATAAGGTTTGAGGCAGAGATAAGGGCAGAGAAGTTTCCCCAACAAGACTCACAGGCAATAAGAATGCGGAATATGAGGCTTCAGAGACTTCATTCTACAAAGTCGATTATCAAAAACTTTGCCCGAGAAAGAAGAATTTTGATTATCTGAAGTTGACACTTCTCTCTCACAATGGTAAATTTAAGTATATGGAAGTTACCGAAGAGGTAAAACAAGCTAAAGAAGTAATACAGGCGTTTTTGAAGGCAAAGAAGAACCTCAGGATGTATCCACCCAATAACCCTATCTATTCAAAAACAGCGGAGGATACATATAAGAAGTTAGAGGAGTTTTTGGATATCCAGAATGAGCTGAATGTAAGGATAAAACAGAACGAGCTTTTTTTAGGCACAGATGTGATATATCATGCGGAGGGAAAGAGCGACAATCTTGCCCTCTTTTTCTTTAAAGATGGCTTAAGGGATATAACCTTCAAGCGGGGCATTTCAGCCGAAGAGCTTCAGTCTTTTCTGGAAGCCATTGCCTTTGATTTTGAAAGAGAAGATGTGCAGGACGATATTGTTACGCTCCTTTGGGAAAAGGATTTCCAGAATATAAAATATGTCGTGGACGATGCCGTCCTTACAGAGGACGAACAATACGAGGAAGAGGCTATAAAGCAGGCAAGAGGCAGTCATCCGGAAGAAGACGACCTTCAGAAGGCATATAATGACGCCTTTATAGTAGAGGAAGTGGCTGAGGTAGCAGTCGTTCCCATCACCGATAAGGACCTGAAGGCACTCGTCAAAGAATTCGAAGTGGATGCTTATGACAAGAAAGACAAGCTCATAGATATACTGTTTGACATATTGTTTCATGCGGACTCTACCACAGAGTTCAAGGATATCGTGGGCATCTTGAGCGATGCAATCGAGTTCTCTATAAGGCGTGGAGACCTCGGTAGCGCAGTAGGGATATTAAAAAAGGCAAGAGAAATGTATAATGGCTCTATATCCGATGGCATGAGGAGGCATCTTGCCCAGGTATTCCTGTTTCCGGGTTCCACCGAGATTGTGAAGATTATCGGAGAGCTTTTTGACAGCGGAACACTGACCGATGAAAGCGTTTTTGAGGAATATGTCGGATTCCTCACGAAAAGTTCAATACCTTCGTTTATGACTGTGCTGGGTGAACTAAAAACTATTAATGCAAGGAAAGTCATGATTAATGCACTTACATTTCTTGGCAGTAAGGAT
The sequence above is a segment of the Nitrospirota bacterium genome. Coding sequences within it:
- a CDS encoding twin-arginine translocase TatA/TatE family subunit; translation: MQELILIFIVVLLVFGPKRLPEFGRAIGKGINELKRAMLDAKTEISRELDDVNKSKGQSDKDIKGKVNDQ
- a CDS encoding HEAT repeat domain-containing protein, which produces MEVTEEVKQAKEVIQAFLKAKKNLRMYPPNNPIYSKTAEDTYKKLEEFLDIQNELNVRIKQNELFLGTDVIYHAEGKSDNLALFFFKDGLRDITFKRGISAEELQSFLEAIAFDFEREDVQDDIVTLLWEKDFQNIKYVVDDAVLTEDEQYEEEAIKQARGSHPEEDDLQKAYNDAFIVEEVAEVAVVPITDKDLKALVKEFEVDAYDKKDKLIDILFDILFHADSTTEFKDIVGILSDAIEFSIRRGDLGSAVGILKKAREMYNGSISDGMRRHLAQVFLFPGSTEIVKIIGELFDSGTLTDESVFEEYVGFLTKSSIPSFMTVLGELKTINARKVMINALTFLGSKDITTLAKGLKDDRWYVVRNIIYILRRIGDKKAVEYLTKAVKHSDVRVRKEVLKCLGELGGPAVVPTIRDCLSDPDSSVSISAVRSLGAVGSDVARRVLMERILDKGFIDKDFNEKKEYFEALSSRWKDTDTFEFLMRIARKKTLFKRAKNDEIRACAALGLGLMGNNDAISVLYKLRDSKNKFLSEYAYSAVKRIEYGK
- the tatC gene encoding twin-arginine translocase subunit TatC; the encoded protein is MTNEKMSFTGHLTELRKRLIVSIAALIVGFSVSFNFSEDIFRFLMIPMEKDVLFKFSYPFVSFADRSGAPIRLVFLAPAEAFWMHLKISLTTGIFLSAPVILYQVWRFISPGLFLKEKKYAVPFMLSATVLFLLGGIFCFFIVLPFALKFLLTYKTSDFLPMISIGNYIDFCLKFILAFGIVFELPVVIVFLTRMGIVSPQTLAKNRKYAVLIAFVLAAILTPTPDAFNQTLMAVPIIFLYEGGILVSRLLPRRK